The following proteins are co-located in the Paralichthys olivaceus isolate ysfri-2021 chromosome 2, ASM2471397v2, whole genome shotgun sequence genome:
- the pck1 gene encoding phosphoenolpyruvate carboxykinase, cytosolic [GTP] yields MPPQLQSQNQSGPRVLQGDLSALSSTVREFVDANVTLCQPDSIHICDGSDEENRAILTQLEEQGMIKKLSKYENCWLARTDPRDVARVESKTVIVTRDQKDTVPTPLGGGVSQLGRWMSPEEFDKAMAQRFPGCMKGRIMYVIPFSMGPVGSPLSKIGVELTDSPYVVASMRVMTRMGKAVLSALGNGDFVRCLHSVGCPLPLKEPLVNNWPCNPEETLIAHIPDRRQIVSFGSGYGGNSLLGKKCFALRIASRIAKEEGWLAEHMLILGITNPAGEKKYMAAAFPSACGKTNLAMLCPTLPGWKVECVGDDIAWMKFDDEGNLRAINPENGFFGVAPGTSAKTNPNAMATIVKNTVFTNVAETSDGGVYWEGMDQALPEEVTITSWKNKPWSSEDGEPCAHPNSRFCTPAGQCPIIDPQWESPEGVPIEAIIFGGRRPEGVPLVYEAFSWQHGVFVGAAMRSEATAAAEHRGKVIMNDPFAMRPFFGYNFGQYLSHWLSMAERPGAKLPKIFHVNWFRKSPTAGFLWPGFGDNIRVLDWMFRRVNGEAGATLSAVGHLPCHGSLNLQGLQGDVDLDELFSLDQEFWQREVEEVRKYFTTEVNDDLPNEITHQLQLLQQRVKQM; encoded by the exons ATGCCTCCTCAGCTCCAGTCCCAGAACCAGAGCGGACCCAGGGTCCTGCAGGGCGACCTCAGCGCCCTCAGCTCGACCGTCAGGGAGTTCGTGGACGCCAACGTGACCCTGTGCCAGCCCGACTCCATCCACATCTGCGACGGCTCGGACGAGGAGAACCGTGCCATCCTGAcccagctggaggagcaggggatgATCAAGAAGCTCAGCAAATATGAAAACTG CTGGTTGGCCAGGACCGACCCAAGGGACGTGGCTCGCGTGGAGAGCAAGACGGTGATCGTGACCAGGGACCAGAAGGACACGGTGCCCACGCCGCTGGGAGGGGGAGTCAGCCAGCTGGGACGCTGGATGTCCCCGGAAGAGTTCGACAAGGCCATGGCTCAGCGGTTCCCCGGCTGCATGAAAG GCCGCATCATGTATGTGATCCCCTTCAGCATGGGTCCGGTGGGTTCCCCCCTCTCTAAGATTGGCGTGGAGCTGACGGACTCTCCCTACGTGGTCGCCAGCATGAGGGTGATGACCCGCATGGGGAAGGCCGTGCTGTCGGCTCTGGGAAACGGCGACTTTGTCCGCTGTTTGCACTCCGTTGGCTGTCCTCTGCCGCTCAAAG AGCCCCTGGTGAACAACTGGCCCTGTAACCCTGAGGAGACGTTAATCGCTCACATCCCCGACCGCAGGCAGATCGTTTCCTTTGGCAGTGGTTACGGAGGAAATTCGCTGCTGGGAAAGAAATGCTTCGCCCTTCGCATCGCCTCACGCATCGCCAAGGAGGAGGGGTGGCTGGCTGAGCACATGCTG ATCCTGGGCATCACCAACCCTGCTGGAGAGAAGAAGTACATGGCCGCAGCCTTCCCCAGCGCCTGCGGGAAAACAAACCTGGCCATGCTCTGCCCCACGCTGCCGGGCTGGAAGGTCGAGTGTGTGGGAGACGACATCGCCTGGATGAAGTTtgatgatgaag GCAACCTACGTGCCATCAACCCAGAGAACGGCTTTTTCGGCGTTGCCCCAGGAACCTCGGCCAAAACCAATCCCAACGCAATGGCGACCATTGTCAAGAATACCGTCTTCACAAATGTTGCCGAGACCAGCGATGGCGGTGTTTACTGGGAGGGGATGGACCAAGCGCTGCCTGAGGAAGTCACCATCACGTCCTGGAAGAACAAGCCCTGGAGCTCAGAAGATG GTGAACCCTGTGCTCATCCCAACTCTCGTTTCTGCACTCCGGCCGGTCAGTGCCCGATCATTGATCCGCAGTGGGAATCCCCAGAGGGAGTCCCCATCGAGGCCATCATTTTTGGAGGGCGCAGACCAGAGG GCGTCCCTCTGGTGTACGAGGCCTTCAGCTGGCAGCACGGAGTGTTTGTTGGAGCGGCCATGAGATCGGAggccactgctgcagctgaacacagaG GAAAGGTAATCATGAACGACCCGTTCGCTATGCGCCCCTTCTTCGGCTACAACTTTGGACAGTACCTCTCTCATTGGCTGAGCATGGCTGAGCGTCCCGGTGCCAAGCTCCCCAAGATTTTCCATGTCAACTGGTTCCGCAAGAGCCCGACCGCCGGCTTCCTCTGGCCCGGTTTTGGCGACAACATCCGCGTTCTGGACTGGATGTTCAGGAGGGTGAACGGCGAGGCCGGCGCCACGCTCTCCGCCGTGGGTCACCTGCCTTGCCACGGCTCCCTGAACCTCCAGGGTCTGCAGGGCGATGTGGACCTGGATGAGCTGTTCTCCCTGGATCAGGAGTTCTGGCAGAGGGAGGTGGAAGAGGTGAGGAAGTACTTCACCACGGAGGTGAATGACGACCTGCCCAACGAGATCAcacatcagctgcagctcctgcagcagagagtGAAGCAGATGTGA